In Fusarium oxysporum Fo47 chromosome XII, complete sequence, one DNA window encodes the following:
- a CDS encoding S-adenosyl-L-methionine-dependent methyltransferase encodes MSSAPKLTATEHFNKTADKYEATTGGATRELAQHAISFIADLKPLTSESKILDNACGTGIVTDIILKSGIQPEIHAIDVAENMVSIARDRFASHPNVHAAAMVGEELSFPDDTFTHSITNLGLMYFTDADKGAREISRTLRPDGVAVVTGWTTMGHIKIIQEVQAQIRPDDTPFKPPVPDIWLDPEHTKAVLSGAGLDVHTSTVIDVHLGGKTADEVADLLTHGFGSRAFQSWSEEEKEKGAAVMKNIVRERAVPFTRPSGSGVGIKATGTIFVARKGSGRVLGS; translated from the coding sequence ATGTCGTCCGCTCCCAAGCTGACAGCCACCGAGCACTTCAACAAGACTGCAGACAAGTACGAGGCCACCACTGGTGGAGCTACCCGTGAACTCGCGCAGCATGCCATCTCTTTCATCGCGGACCTAAAGCCTCTGACGTCCGAGTCGAAGATTCTCGACAACGCATGCGGCACCGGCATCGTGACTGACATCATCCTTAAGTCCGGGATCCAGCCTGAGATCCACGCCATCGACGTCGCGGAGAATATGGTCAGCATTGCTAGGGATCGGTTCGCCTCCCATCCCAACGTCCACGCGGCCGCCATGGTCGGCGAGGAACTCTCTTTTCCAGACGACACCTTCACCCACTCCATTACGAACCTCGGCCTCATGTACTTCACCGACGCCGACAAGGGCGCCCGAGAGATATCGCGTACACTTCGCCCCGATGGAGTGGCCGTGGTCACCGGCTGGACGACGATGGGACATATCAAGATCATTCAGGAGGTCCAGGCGCAGATCCGCCCCGACGATACGCCATTCAAGCCGCCTGTCCCCGACATCTGGCTTGACCCGGAGCATACCAAGGCCGTGCTGTCAGGTGCCGGGCTCGACGTACATACTAGCACTGTAATTGACGTGCATCTGGGCGGCAAGACGGCCGACGAAGTCGCTGATCTTCTAACACATGGGTTCGGCTCGAGGGCATTTCAGTCTTggagcgaggaggagaaggagaagggcgCTGCCGTGATGAAGAACATTGTGCGGGAGCGGGCTGTTCCTTTTACCAGACCCTCAGGCTCTGGCGTCGGTATTAAGGCGACAGGAACTATCTTTGTTGCGCGCAAGGGATCTGGCCGTGTACTAGGTTCATGA